The proteins below are encoded in one region of Oncorhynchus tshawytscha isolate Ot180627B linkage group LG04, Otsh_v2.0, whole genome shotgun sequence:
- the LOC112248810 gene encoding RING finger protein 37 isoform X1 → MPKWSLQRKAQVIVSSYISDSSCELFYENISRKHASVKTMVVNLCLPHFKTTIQCDKLCADGYDVTNLLSADPTVRRRGFKLEYFLRPPVQVTLQFGFQVEVCRVDVELWPWGMDRGQACKRLEISTSSDPPLPHNHSLEQGQSQVQQGQEKGQQWDQAKSQFKGHQWSLQAQQWSLQGQEKSQQWAQRGQTQSHTDTSQGDFRLVGRCELREETHVSFSHPCFRPRPPFPSLPPPPREGCRQEELWSRGPLSLGSVKQLRVSVPYGAGASAMGLKALAVWGLPSRCCPPEEAERVRIAHENASLRPAPQLSHLASAQSPPVVQPQPLSQTTTTTSLLQVPEDFLDPLTQEVMLLPMLLPSGVSVDSSTLEEYQRREATWGRVPNDPFTGVPFIPEAQALPNPHLKSRIDRFLLQTGLEVREGMVGRQVQGESPHTSRLIPPERTGDSGDSAVTTAAAAIESANHQGALSRNSGTLTQTTQKRAESVNTERSHSTQQRGTGAFNNRVKNGKDRCAGKVGHKEGVVDRVSPQDIGPDLGSRRKRELEVWATLIRSKGKGEPTAAKAASASAGHAKELLPDSKRLRTDTNSTISTATVPSGSSHEHCSSASLDHEQRLSASLDQALLSALQGRPSFTSYTSQTPQVQHKHTDTPADTPTAFPISLLPPLLSPLPFLSLPGENRCGSCSCSLSVYSTSPSAYRLPCGHFLCRPCLHRKSRPLVTTAMPNHILCPTCNIPASSSNITRVHH, encoded by the exons ATGCCAAAGTGGTCCCTCCAGAGAAAAGCTCAAGTGATTGTATCATCATATATTTCAGACAGTTCGTGTGAGCTCTTCTACGAGAACATTAGCAGGAAGCACG cAAGTGTGAAGACCATGGTGGTGAATCTCTGCCTGCCACATTTCAAGACCACCATCCagtgtgacaag CTGTGTGCAGATGGGTATGACGTCACCAACCTCCTATCGGCCGACCCAACAGTCCGGAGGCGGGGTTTTAAGCTGGAGTACTTCCTTCGGCCACCCGTTCAG GTGACACTGCAGTTTGGTTTCCAGGTGGAAGTGTGTCGGGTGGATGTGGAGCTGTGGCCCTGGGGGATGGACCGTGGACAGGCCTGCAAGAGGCTGGAGATCAGCACCAGCTCTGATCCCCCACTCCCTCACAACCACAGCCTAGAGCAGGGCCAAAGTCAGGTCCAACAAGGCCAAGAGAAGGGCCAGCAATGGGATCAAGCCAAGTCCCAATTCAAAGGCCACCAATGGAGCCTCCAGGCCCAACAATGGAGCCTACAAGGCCAGGAGAAGAGCCAGCAATGGGCCCAACGTGGCCAAACTCAGAgtcacacagacaccagccaggGGGATTTCCGCCTAGTGGGACGCTGTGAACTAAGAGAAGAGACCCATGTCAGTTTCTCCCATCCCTGTTTCCGCCCGcgccctccctttccctccctgccACCGCCCCCCCGAGAGGGGTGTAGACAAGAGGAGCTGTGGAGCAGGGGGCCGCTCTCACTAGGCTCTGTGAAGCAGCTCCGTGTGTCAGTGCCGTACGGTGCGGGTGCCTCCGCGATGGGGCTCAAGGCACTGGCAGTGTGGGGGCTGCCTTCTCGCTGCTGCCCTCCAGAGGAGGCGGAGAGGGTGAGAATAGCACATGAGAATGCTAGCCTGAGACCAGCGCCACAGCTTAGCCACTTGGCATCAGCGCAGTCTCCACCTGTCGTTCAACCACAGCCACTGTCACAGACGACAACAACAACTAG CCTCCTGCAGGTCCCTGAGGATTTCCTGGACCCCCTGACCCAGGAAGTGATGCTGCTCCCTATGCTGCTGCCCAGCGGAGTGTCTGTGGACAGCTCCACTCTGGAGGAGTACCAGAGGAGGGAAGCTACCTGGGGTCGTGTCCCCAACGACCCCTTCACCGGGGTCCCCTTCATCCCTGAGGCACAGGCCCTCCCCAACCCCCACCTGAAGAGCCGCATCGACCGCTTCCTGCTTcagacagggttagaggtcagggaggGGATGGTGGGGAGGCAGGTTCAGGGGGAGAGTCCGCACACCTCCAGGCTCATACCCccagagaggactggggacagtGGGGACTCTGCTgtcactactgctgctgctgctatagaGTCAGCCAACCACCAGGGTGCACTTAGCAGAAACAGTGGGACACTCACACAGACTACCCAAAAACGTGCAGAAAGTGTAAATACTGAGAGGAGCCACTCTACACAGCAAAGGGGAACCGGAGCTTTTAACAACAGGGTGAAGAATGGGAAGGACCGGTGTGCTGGTAAAGTTGGTCATAAAGAAGGGGTAGTGGATAGAGTGAGTCCCCAGGATATAGGGCCAGATTTggggagtaggaggaagagagagctggAGGTTTGGGCCACTCTGATCCGCTCTAAGGGAAAGGGTGAGCCCACCGCGGCCAAAGCAGCCTCTGCTAGTGCTGGTCACGCCAAGGAGCTACTTCCTGACTCGAAAAGACTAAGAACAGACACAAACTCCACTATCTCCACAG CCACCGTTCCCAGTGGTAGCTCCCATGAGCATTGTTCGTCTGCCAGTCTAGACCATGAGCAGCGTTTGTCTGCCAGTCTAGACCAGGCCCTTCTCTCAGCCCTGCAGGGTCGACCCTCCTTTACCTCCTACACCTCCCAAACCCCCCAggtccaacacaaacacacagacacacccgcTGACACCCCAACAG CTTTTCCtatttctctccttcccccccttctctctccccttccctttctctctctcccaggtgagAACAGGTGTGGTTCATGTTCCTGCTCTCTGTCCGTCTACTCGACCTCTCCGTCAGCATACCGCCTGCCCTGTGGTCACTTCCTGTGCCGCCCCTGCCTACACAGGAAGTCCCGCCCACTTGTCACCACAGCAATGCCCAATCACATCCTATGTCCCACCTGCAATATCCCTGCCTCTTCCAGTAACATCACACGCGTGCATCACTGA
- the LOC112248810 gene encoding RING finger protein 37 isoform X2: MVVNLCLPHFKTTIQCDKLCADGYDVTNLLSADPTVRRRGFKLEYFLRPPVQVTLQFGFQVEVCRVDVELWPWGMDRGQACKRLEISTSSDPPLPHNHSLEQGQSQVQQGQEKGQQWDQAKSQFKGHQWSLQAQQWSLQGQEKSQQWAQRGQTQSHTDTSQGDFRLVGRCELREETHVSFSHPCFRPRPPFPSLPPPPREGCRQEELWSRGPLSLGSVKQLRVSVPYGAGASAMGLKALAVWGLPSRCCPPEEAERVRIAHENASLRPAPQLSHLASAQSPPVVQPQPLSQTTTTTSLLQVPEDFLDPLTQEVMLLPMLLPSGVSVDSSTLEEYQRREATWGRVPNDPFTGVPFIPEAQALPNPHLKSRIDRFLLQTGLEVREGMVGRQVQGESPHTSRLIPPERTGDSGDSAVTTAAAAIESANHQGALSRNSGTLTQTTQKRAESVNTERSHSTQQRGTGAFNNRVKNGKDRCAGKVGHKEGVVDRVSPQDIGPDLGSRRKRELEVWATLIRSKGKGEPTAAKAASASAGHAKELLPDSKRLRTDTNSTISTATVPSGSSHEHCSSASLDHEQRLSASLDQALLSALQGRPSFTSYTSQTPQVQHKHTDTPADTPTAFPISLLPPLLSPLPFLSLPGENRCGSCSCSLSVYSTSPSAYRLPCGHFLCRPCLHRKSRPLVTTAMPNHILCPTCNIPASSSNITRVHH, encoded by the exons ATGGTGGTGAATCTCTGCCTGCCACATTTCAAGACCACCATCCagtgtgacaag CTGTGTGCAGATGGGTATGACGTCACCAACCTCCTATCGGCCGACCCAACAGTCCGGAGGCGGGGTTTTAAGCTGGAGTACTTCCTTCGGCCACCCGTTCAG GTGACACTGCAGTTTGGTTTCCAGGTGGAAGTGTGTCGGGTGGATGTGGAGCTGTGGCCCTGGGGGATGGACCGTGGACAGGCCTGCAAGAGGCTGGAGATCAGCACCAGCTCTGATCCCCCACTCCCTCACAACCACAGCCTAGAGCAGGGCCAAAGTCAGGTCCAACAAGGCCAAGAGAAGGGCCAGCAATGGGATCAAGCCAAGTCCCAATTCAAAGGCCACCAATGGAGCCTCCAGGCCCAACAATGGAGCCTACAAGGCCAGGAGAAGAGCCAGCAATGGGCCCAACGTGGCCAAACTCAGAgtcacacagacaccagccaggGGGATTTCCGCCTAGTGGGACGCTGTGAACTAAGAGAAGAGACCCATGTCAGTTTCTCCCATCCCTGTTTCCGCCCGcgccctccctttccctccctgccACCGCCCCCCCGAGAGGGGTGTAGACAAGAGGAGCTGTGGAGCAGGGGGCCGCTCTCACTAGGCTCTGTGAAGCAGCTCCGTGTGTCAGTGCCGTACGGTGCGGGTGCCTCCGCGATGGGGCTCAAGGCACTGGCAGTGTGGGGGCTGCCTTCTCGCTGCTGCCCTCCAGAGGAGGCGGAGAGGGTGAGAATAGCACATGAGAATGCTAGCCTGAGACCAGCGCCACAGCTTAGCCACTTGGCATCAGCGCAGTCTCCACCTGTCGTTCAACCACAGCCACTGTCACAGACGACAACAACAACTAG CCTCCTGCAGGTCCCTGAGGATTTCCTGGACCCCCTGACCCAGGAAGTGATGCTGCTCCCTATGCTGCTGCCCAGCGGAGTGTCTGTGGACAGCTCCACTCTGGAGGAGTACCAGAGGAGGGAAGCTACCTGGGGTCGTGTCCCCAACGACCCCTTCACCGGGGTCCCCTTCATCCCTGAGGCACAGGCCCTCCCCAACCCCCACCTGAAGAGCCGCATCGACCGCTTCCTGCTTcagacagggttagaggtcagggaggGGATGGTGGGGAGGCAGGTTCAGGGGGAGAGTCCGCACACCTCCAGGCTCATACCCccagagaggactggggacagtGGGGACTCTGCTgtcactactgctgctgctgctatagaGTCAGCCAACCACCAGGGTGCACTTAGCAGAAACAGTGGGACACTCACACAGACTACCCAAAAACGTGCAGAAAGTGTAAATACTGAGAGGAGCCACTCTACACAGCAAAGGGGAACCGGAGCTTTTAACAACAGGGTGAAGAATGGGAAGGACCGGTGTGCTGGTAAAGTTGGTCATAAAGAAGGGGTAGTGGATAGAGTGAGTCCCCAGGATATAGGGCCAGATTTggggagtaggaggaagagagagctggAGGTTTGGGCCACTCTGATCCGCTCTAAGGGAAAGGGTGAGCCCACCGCGGCCAAAGCAGCCTCTGCTAGTGCTGGTCACGCCAAGGAGCTACTTCCTGACTCGAAAAGACTAAGAACAGACACAAACTCCACTATCTCCACAG CCACCGTTCCCAGTGGTAGCTCCCATGAGCATTGTTCGTCTGCCAGTCTAGACCATGAGCAGCGTTTGTCTGCCAGTCTAGACCAGGCCCTTCTCTCAGCCCTGCAGGGTCGACCCTCCTTTACCTCCTACACCTCCCAAACCCCCCAggtccaacacaaacacacagacacacccgcTGACACCCCAACAG CTTTTCCtatttctctccttcccccccttctctctccccttccctttctctctctcccaggtgagAACAGGTGTGGTTCATGTTCCTGCTCTCTGTCCGTCTACTCGACCTCTCCGTCAGCATACCGCCTGCCCTGTGGTCACTTCCTGTGCCGCCCCTGCCTACACAGGAAGTCCCGCCCACTTGTCACCACAGCAATGCCCAATCACATCCTATGTCCCACCTGCAATATCCCTGCCTCTTCCAGTAACATCACACGCGTGCATCACTGA
- the ccl27a gene encoding C-C motif chemokine 27a: MSFTCSLTPAVTMDLRVMVMLFFLCALAITTTEGGIPKCCVTTSMDIPTNVLRKVERAEMQRNNGACEINALVLHVKGKKFCAHPKVKRKLKRMQRKKDGKQKRH; encoded by the exons ATGAGTTTCACTTGCTCTCTCACTCCCGCTGTCACCATGGATCTTAGAGTGATGGTAATGCTGTTCTTTCTGTGTGCTCTGGCCATCACAACCACTGAAG GGGGCATTCCTAAATGCTGTGTGACGACATCTATGGACATTCCCACCAATGTGCTGAGGaaggtggagagagcagagatgcagagaaacaATGGTGCCTGTGAGATCAACGCACTCGT GCTGCACGTGAAAGGGAAGAAGTTCTGTGCCCACCCGAAGGTAAAGAGAAAGCTGAAGAGGATGCAGAGAAAAAAGGACGGAAAACAGAAAAGGCATTAG
- the avp gene encoding vasotocin-neurophysin VT 2 — protein sequence MPHSTLLLCVIGLLAFSSACYIQNCPRGGKRALQDTGIRQCMTCGPGDQGRCFGPSICCGEGLGCWMGSSETARCFEENYLPTPCQTGGRPCGSDAGRCAAPGVCCDSESCVLDPDCLSESRYHSPADHSAGATSDSPGELLLRLLHFATRGQSEY from the exons ATGCCACATTCCACGCTTCTACTGTGCGTCATCGGACTCCTAGCGTTCTCCTCTGCGTGCTACATCCAGAATTGTCCCAGAGGCGGGAAGCGCGCGTTACAGGACACCGGCATCAGACAG TGCATGACAtgtggaccaggggaccagggccGCTGCTTTGGCCCCAGTATCTGCTGTGGGGAGGGGCTGGGCTGCTGGATGGGCTCCTCAGAGACAGCCCGCTGCTTTGAGGAGAATtacctgcccaccccatgccagacaggagggagacctTGTGGATCTGATGCAGGACGCTGCGCTGCACCAGGAGTTTGCTGTGACTCAG AGAGCTGTGTTCTAGATCCAGACTGTTTGTCGGAGAGTCGGTACCACTCTCCTGCGGATCACAGCGCTGGCGCCACAAGTGACTCACCGGGGGAACTGCTGCTGCGCCTGCTACACTTTGCCACCAGGGGGCAAAGTGAATACTAA